CCTTTTTCGAACACCCCTTATGTCGTAGTGATGTAATTGCACGTTTTCGACCCTAggtttattcgcaaaaaataattcttatggTGCTCTACTTTATCGGTTAAATTTCCGAAAACCCTATACATAATACACtgcatacgtacatacatataataagaattctatttataatgttGAACTTGTTACATCTTTTATACCTGGGCATTCCTTGATAAGATGAAGCAATGGTCCACCGTTTGCATCGATCAATTCCTCGTTGATAATAGGGAAATAACTTTTCCTTACAAATGCTGAAATGTTCTGATAATGAGCTGTGTTCCTTACAGCGTTTACACCAAATTGCATCTTCTTTCGTAAGTTTTGCATAAGTTTTGACGATATCAAATCGATACCATCATCATAGTTATCGAAGAGATCACCCAGGCTGACAGAAGTCAAGAATATTGGTAATTCCGAAGCGTCAAGATCGCGAAGACTTTCAATATCTGGATAATACATGTCATGAGCAAAACTATTGTACAGAATACCGCTGAAAATTCCAACTAAAGTGACGTTAGCAAGAAGAATGCTTGATAATAATATCCTTTCCGCATTTGTGCTTGGTAATTTTTGTGGGCAGCCAGcacttaataaaaacaatcgaTAGATAGTTGTACGAAAACTTCTCCTTTCCGTTCTAAAAGTAAAGCAAATactaatgtattttttcacttttttcatacataaatataatttctctggtaaaaacttttctctgaaatcttcatataatttttggaaTCTCtgtattataacatttacagAAATCtcacatttttatacaatacagAAATGAATTTCTTTTTCGGTGTAGATAGTTGCAGCTAGGCGCGCTTCCTATCGATAAGTAAggtgcaaaatttatattatttttataatttgttaaaaaattgtttaaataaaaaataaaccgaTTTTAACAgtcacaaataatatatttttacctgtTCTAACTCTGTGcaaagtttcattatttttgtaaactgTTAGAAAAATGGTTTTGACAGTTGGATAGCattacttgtaaaatttaattagatcaCTTAAGAtctaattaaatgtttaagaGAATTTCACAAGACCTTCGATGTCTTGCTGTAGTTTTAGCATTTAAGtggtctttcgaaagatgtcTCATGATCTGTTGCTGGAGACCAAAGGATTTTTAGAGTTCGCAATAATATTTCGTAGTTGTAGTCATAACTACAACATCGAATATATCTGTTGTATTTTAGTTAACATTTGCAATGTTACAACcgtacccccccccccccccccagataggaaaattgcaaaataaatgcacaattattgCATCTTCTATTTACCTCAATTTCGCAATAATTGTTGCAAGTGAGACTACAAAACGCACATGTtttgataaaaacaaatttgaaaattactttGCGTAAATATTACgacattgaattaaaaaataaattttgaatttatttacgtaattattacaacattgtattgagaaataattttcgaatcTTATTGCATAATTATCACGACATTGTAttaggaaataaattttgaattttattgtctatataaatattgcgacattatattaaaaaataaattttcaatttattgacgtaattattatgacattgtattgaaaaatacatttttaatttatttgcgtaattattatatgtggagagaattttctcttaaaatttaccttcaaaatctagtaattgtgggataatgtaaattttactatacttttagtcaattttattaaaaagtatagtaatttctcgaggtcacacattatctcaTAATTATCAGAGtttgaagataaattttataagaaaattctctccgtgtaatgttgtattaagaaataaattttaaatattatatttattattaatatgtattacattatattaatatttatttttataacagcaCCGAATAATGTTTGCACAACAGTTATCAAatgaaacataattttaataatggctataaaatgtacataatttacCTGCTGAATAATAAAAGCACCCAAAATTGGTCCGCGTGTATACAAGTAAATAACCGCAGTTAAATTTACGATGTCACTCGTTGTTTAAGGGGAGCAAGTCATGTAACGCGCTGAAAATTAAGTGACTTTTTGGAATTTTGtttgagaaaattatacaaccaatttttttgaaattttcagggtaaaatgttattgtaatattgaactactaaaaaaattttttttgacaaaaaaataatatgtattttataaataataataatgtaaatgggagcgtcccagatgcgcacagtaataaacgaacacagcaagctgagtgaaacggacacagaccaaacggacacagtaataaacggacacagtaacaaacggacacagtaacaaacggacacagaccaaatgcgcacagagcgaaacggacacagtgcgaaacggacacagtaacaaacgaacacagaccaaatgcgcacagagcgaaacggacacagtgcgaaacggacatagaccaaatgcgcacggaccaaatgcacacggaccaaatgcgcacactgcacatgcgcacactgcacgtgcgcacggaccaaatgcaatccatgtacattgcaagcaaagtaaagtccacataggttagcgacttggacggggtgggtgcgggaggggggccgaaggccccccttgcatccccctgtgtgtgtgtgtgtgtgtgtgtgtgtgtgtgtgtgtgtgtgtgtgcgtgcaaaacattcactgcatcacatgggtttgcgactttccgtgtatgcatttggtctgtgcgcatgtgcagtgtgcgcatttggtctgtgtccgtttcgcactgtgtccgtttcgctctgtgcgcatttggtctgtgtccgtttcgcactgtgtccgtttcgctctgtgcgcatttggtctgtgtccgtttgttactgtgtccgtttcgcactgtgtccgtttattactgtgtccgtttggtctgtgtccgtttgttactgtgtccgtttcactcagcttgctgtgtccgtttattactgtgcgcatctgggactcactcatgTAAATCTAATGTGTCGACGCTGAAGTCACT
This genomic window from Monomorium pharaonis isolate MP-MQ-018 chromosome 8, ASM1337386v2, whole genome shotgun sequence contains:
- the LOC105834943 gene encoding uncharacterized protein LOC105834943 — translated: MLTYVFTYLIWYFLQVFTAGRTERRSFRTTIYRLFLLSAGCPQKLPSTNAERILLSSILLANVTLVGIFSGILYNSFAHDMYYPDIESLRDLDASELPIFLTSVSLGDLFDNYDDGIDLISSKLMQNLRKKMQFGVNAVRNTAHYQNISAFVRKSYFPIINEELIDANGGPLLHLIKECPGKFYVAYLLPKNSILNEKVNTLIIQLNQAGLPLLWNQHIVHAFIIQKKLLAKKKLTQNVKDKDGFVSFNLSDMQSSFYMLLIGLFISTIVFLHEKRWLKTIAAHRKIKLQI